In the Carassius gibelio isolate Cgi1373 ecotype wild population from Czech Republic chromosome B24, carGib1.2-hapl.c, whole genome shotgun sequence genome, one interval contains:
- the csrnp1b gene encoding cysteine/serine-rich nuclear protein 1b: MSGVLKRKYEDVEEDPCYSSSSPSSLSSSAYSEWDSDGESCYSDTLDSTPSNPSSPATSLNTTSILKKAKRSRRGNVQFDQVTVFFFPRCQGFTSVPSRGGCTLGMVQRHSAQRRYSIAEFAIAQRHLRREKIKNRLKEEKLEALKLKLTKNGTQECEEADRLTIDDIPEDEIDLSGVNLDDGSFLHPYPSKRRYAILKAAGVKKIDKDEKRQLHDLRTSREDCGCDCQGFCEPETCSCSLAGIKCQMDHSSFPCGCTKDGCGNMAGRIEFNSSRVQTHYIHTIMKLELEKRLEEHTPESKTPSEDLPDCSSPIHPAESSTTPDRPTFHFNSELVAVGENSCSSDMTDSSSSSGQSDDSESAGNARSEQSPLDVDENGLTRILSFSDTDSEDCTVRERNNNNNCDYQQKKSESTGYGIFSATDDKFSTSQTDNSRMAMSELLDENANQANALFNNCSAPPTPSPSIDHSASYMDLSLSSESDLEFFDGFPCLGPSSLYNSLKEYEHADNFFQFQSPTYPSLPQAADPGTCLLESLIGLSDSVPEPPATFTDNQMLEDAMKLSVMESVKV; this comes from the exons ATGAGCGGGGTTCTCAAGAGGAAGTATGAGGATGTGGAGGAGGACCCGTGCTACTCTTCTTCCtccccttcctctctctcctcctctgccTACTCGGAGTGGGACTCAGATGGGGAGAGCTGCTACTCCGACACCCTGGATTCAACCCCCAGCAATCCCAGCTCCCCAGCAACATCCTTAAACA cCACATCTATCCTGAAGAAGGCCAAGCGCTCGCGGCGAGGCAATGTGCAGTTTGACCAGGTTACGGTCTTCTTCTTTCCTCGCTGTCAGGGCTTCACCAGCGTGCCCAGCCGGGGAGGTTGCACCCTCGGCATGGTGCAGAGGCACAGTGCCCAGCGCCGCTACTCAATAGCGGAGTTTGCCATAGCACAGCGCCACCTACGGCGAGAGAAAATCAAAAACCGATTGAAGGAGGAAAAACTGGAAGCTCTTAAGCTGAAG CTTACCAAAAATGGTACCCAGGAGTGCGAAGAGGCTGACAGGTTGACTATCGATGACATCCCAGAGGATGAAATCGACCTCAGCGGAGTAAACTTGGATGACGGCTCCTTCTTGCATCCCTACCCCTCCAAGAGAAGATACGCCATCCTCAAAGCCGCTGGTGTGAAAAAGATCGATAAAGATGAGAAGCGTCAACTGCATGACTTGCGGACGTCGCGAGAAGACTGCGGATGCGACTGCCAGGGCTTCTGCGAGCCGGAGACCTGCAGCTGTAGTTTGGCTGGGATCAAATGTCAG ATGGACCATTCATCCTTCCCATGTGGCTGCACTAAAGACGGCTGTGGGAACATGGCAGGCCGCATCGAGTTCAACTCCAGCCGAGTTCAGACCCACTACATCCACACCATCATGAAGCTAGAGCTGGAGAAGCGTTTGGAAGAGCACACCCCTGAGAGCAAAACCCCCTCTGAAGATCTCCCAGACTGCAGTTCTCCAATCCACCCAGCAGAGAGCAGCACCACACCAGACAGACCCACGTTTCACTTCAACTCAGAGCTAGTAGCCGTGGGAGAGAACAGCTGTAGCAGCGACATGACCGATTCGTCTAGTTCTTCAGGCCAGAGCGACGACTCCGAGTCCGCCGGAAACGCTCGAAGCGAGCAATCGCCGCTAGACGTCGACGAAAACGGACTTACGAGAATCCTAAGCTTTAGCGACACGGACAGTGAGGACTGTACTGTCAGGGagcgcaacaacaacaacaactgcgaCTACCAGCAGAAAAAGAGTGAGTCCACGGGCTATGGCATCTTCAGCGCGACAGACGACAAGTTCAGCACATCACAAACGGACAACAGCCGCATGGCCATGTCTGAGCTCCTAGACGAGAACGCTAATCAAGCAAACGCTCTATTCAACAACTGCTCCGCCCCCCCCACACCCTCGCCCTCCATCGATCACTCGGCCAGCTACATGGACCTGAGCCTCTCATCCGAATCAGACCTGGAGTTCTTCGACGGCTTTCCTTGTCTTGGGCCGAGCTCGTTGTACAACTCCTTAAAGGAGTACGAACACGCGGACAACTTCTTTCAGTTCCAGTCGCCCACTTACCCCAGCCTCCCGCAGGCCGCCGACCCGGGCACATGTCTCCTGGAGTCTCTGATTGGCTTGTCGGATTCGGTCCCAGAACCTCCGGCGACCTTCACGGACAATCAGATGCTTGAAGATGCCATGAAGCTTTCAGTGATGGAGTCCGTTAAAGTCTAA